The genome window CGTGGGACCGTCTGATCCCTGATCTTGTCAACATAGACGGTCTCCAGGTAGGAGCATCGGTTACCCGACGCCCCCCCTACAGACCCGTACGTGAAGATTTCCCTCATACGGTTCCTCGGTTCAAATCCTTTTTACCGGATTATCAACCAAACAGGCGACACCCCGTTTGGCGTATAACTTTGCAGCCCTTACGGCATCAAATATTATGGACTATTCTGGGTAATGGCAGTGGGTATGTTGTGCGCAAGTCCTCGAACATTACTTCGCCCTTGTGACTTCTTCGGCTTAACCATCGACGCCATGCTTTCTCAGTATATTCAAACACAACTTCCAGCACTTTGTAGTTACTTATTACTCCAAAGTACTGGTAAAAACCTCGCAGTTTACTGCAAAGAATCTCATACTGCTCGGCCATTGGCTTATGACGGTTATCCTTGCACCATATCCATATTCTCTTCATAAAACGGCTTGAACGCTTTCTTGCCGTCTTTTTCTTTATTACCATGTACCCTTTTAATGATTTTGACCAGTAAAATGTAAACCCTAAAAAATCAAACGTCCCGTTTCCCTTTCCGCTAATGCGTTTGGAAAATCGAATCAGTTTTGTCTTTTCCGGGTGAAGTGACAGCTCGAACTGTTCGAACCGCCTGGGTAATACATCCATGACACGCAATGCGTCTTTTTCATACTCGAACCCGAGGATGAAATCATCCGCCCAGCGTATGATGGAGCATCTCCCTTTCATCCGGGGGATCACTTCTTTCACGTACCAGTCATCTAAAACATAATGAAGAAAGATATTACTGAGCACAGGGGAAATTACTCCTCCCTGTGGAGTGCCCGTTTCAGAGTACGTCAGGTTGCCTTCCTCCATTACGCCTGCATTCAACCACTTCCCTATCAGGCGAATCATTCCGCCGTCACTTACTCTCCGACGTATCATGTCTTTAAGTAACTCGTGATTAATATTGTCAAATAGTCCTGTAATATCTGCGCTTACTATCCAGCTGATATTCTGCTTCAAGCATTGCTCACGTAAATCTTTGATTGCCATGTGTTGGCTCCGACCTTTTCTGAATGCATGGGAAAAATTGTAAAAATTCCTGTCAAATATGACATTCAATATGGCTGCTGCTGCTTTCTGGACAATTTTATCCTCAAGTACAGGTATGCCAATTGGACGCTTTTTCCCTCCTTCCTTGTCTATCCAGATACGCTTTACAGGAGACGCAACGTACTGTCCTCTCCGCAGTCGTTCATACAGATTATAGAGGTTTTGATCAAGATTTTCGGCATACTCCTTTGCCGTAACCTTGTCCACTCCTGCAGATTTGCTTTTCCGAATTTTACGAAAGGATTGTTTCAGTAAATCAAAGTCTATCCGATGGACTACTGATGTAAATACCAGTTCAGGATTACTTTGAGCAAGCAGCTCGATTTTGATAAGGGATGACCCACCTGTTAACACCGGTGGTTGTCCCCATTCTATCGGTCTGGAATTGCAAGCGACCGTTCTTGCAATTTCTCGGCTTTTTGTTGATATGGTTTGTGACATCTGTGTATCTCCCATAATTCCTGCCAAAAAAACGTTATACCCTGCTTCACCTTCCCTGCAGTGGGTCGCTTGGGCATCACTTCCCCACCTTTCCGATCAAGATAGTTCAATTCTTAATCATCGGTACTATGATCTGCTAAGACTTCCGAATGTTTATCTCAGGTTCGTTCGCTCTTCGCTATCCTCCCCTGATACCTTGTATCGCCCATCTTTTAATGTTTGTGTTTCTGCCAATGGCAGACTCGTTGCAAGGCGGGACATTCCTATGCAACGCCGGGATTTCGCTTGCGCTGGATTTCCTGTTACCGTTCTTTTTACCCAAGGAAACATCCGGGTCTCCCAAGTTCCCGAGCTACCCCTTTGAGTACATGCCCTGGTCTAAGACCCCGGTGGTGTCCTGAATACTTGCCTTAGCATATTCAGGACTGCTGCCTTCCGCTGTCTCCAAAGCGTCGGCTTTTTCCTGCAAGCAGGATTATCACAATGACCACAACCATACATTTTTCGGGGCTCAATACAGAGCCTGCAATCTTGCTCCGTCCAGCTCCAGACTCCCGTTACCGGGTTTACCTGTGGACTTCGCTACTGACCTGCTGGTTAGTCTTTAGTCAGGTGGGACTATCTTAACATCAATGCCAGAGCAAGCCCTGCAGAGATGAAGGAAACAAACCGTTTCCCGAGCACCCACTTGGTAACAATATCGAGTTTCAAAGACCTTGTGTCTTATCCCAACGATTCGGATTTATCTTGGCACGAAGAGGCGGTTTGTTGGTTTGATCAATCAATTCACCGAGACAGGCCAGTCCTAGTGAGTATTCAGTCATCACTGGAGAGACTTGTCCCAGGCTGGTAGCTGGATAATCATGGCTCATGGTAGTACAACCAGCAGTTCCTAAGGCAATTGCCATGGCAATCACGACGGCAAATAAATTGTATTTCATTTCCTTTACTCCTTTGTATTATAGGAGCCCCAAGTATCTCCATAATGCGTTGGTCATAGCTTACGATATTGAGGGCATTGAAGGGGATAGCACCTTTGTAAGTAACGGCCATAGCTACGCATAGCCACAACGAAACATGAACTTTTCTCACAGAGGCACAGAGGTTTTTCTCTGCGAGCTCTGTGAGAGGCTTTCATATGAAGATATACTCATAATTTTATCTGCTAAGATATACATTCTATCAGGTATTTGAACAAGTAAAAAAATCATATAAATTCAGCAGTGAAGCGTCCATTTGAGAAAAGTTTTCTATAAATCTCCGACTGTTCCAGCAACTCCGGATGTGTGCCTTCAAGGATCACCCTGCTGCGCTCCATAACAACGATTTTATCTGCATGCCGGATTGTTTCCAGGCGATGGCTGGCGATCACAATTGTCATTTTCTTCTTCAACTCAAGGAGCGATTGCAGGAGGATGGCTTCCGAATCGGCATCCAGCGAGGACGTTGGCTCATCCATGAGCAGGATTTTGGGCCGGTTAATCAGTGCGCGGGCAATGGTTATTCTTTGGGCTTCCCCACCTGAAAGACTCGTCCCGCCCGGCCCAAGATAGGTATCAAGGCCATCCTCAAGCCGTTCGATAAACTCCTGTGCGGAAGAAAATCGGCAGGCAGCCTCGACCTCCTGTCGAGAGGCATCAGGCCTTGCCAGGCAAATATTTTCATATACCGTTCCACTGAAAAGCACAGGACTCTGAGGCACTACCGACATCTGCGAACGTAGGGACTTTAAAGTCACTTCATTGATAGCTTGATCGTCTATAAGCACGTTGCCCCGGCTCGGATCATACAGCCTGACCATGAGTCTCAGCAGAGAGGATTTTCCTGAACCGCTACCCCCTACAATTGCTATAAGGCTATGGGGCTCAAGCGTCAAATTAATATCCTTGAGCACGGGCTGACTTCCGTATGCGAACGAGACGTTACGCAATTCCATACGACCTTTGCTAATAGAGATTGAATGTGCGTTTTGCTTTTCCCGTATCGAAGAAGGGGTGCCGAGTACATCATAAATCCGTTCAAGGCTTACAAGCCCGCGACGGTAAGCCTTGACAATACCTGTAAACAGCCGAAAAGGACGATATGCATATTTGACAAAGCCGGTGAAAACAACAAGTGTACCGATTGTCATCTCTCCGTCTATCACCAGCAATCCACCCCGCCACCAGGTGAGTGCAAAACCGATGCCTGTCAGCAGCCAGACCGTACCCCTGAGAAGAGCAGTAACCCTGTTTGCGTGAAGTTGATCCACTTCGAGACGATCGGTTTTGCCGCCCAGGCGGTCGATCGAGGTTATTTCGCTGTTTAAGGTCTGAATTATCTCAATGCCATCTAAATTTTCTTTCACGGCACTCATCAGATCAGAATCAGTCTCCCGGCTTTTCTGGGTCGCAACATGAAGCTTTTTTTCTAGATAACGTGAGATGAGCTGTTGCGGTGGAATTACTGAAAGTGCAATAACCGTGAGAATGGGGTCAATGAGGACAAGCATGAGAATGGGGTATCCCGTGCGTAGAAAACTTGTGAAAGTCTGTACGAAAACCCTTTCCATAAATGCTCGAGTAGTCGCGGTATCCCTAAGAGTACGGTCGAGCAGATCACCGGAACCGTATTGATGGTGAACGTCCAGGGAGAGAAAGGTTATTTTTTCAATAAGCTTTTTTCGAAGTTCAGTTACGAAGTTGCGGCTCAGCTTCGCTGATGAGTAAGTCCACGCATATGCGCTTAAGCCTCGAAGAAAGGCAACCACCAGAAGCCCGATTGCCGCAATTTGCAACACAACCAGAGGACTTTCCGGAAACCAGTTGAGCCCGTACATTGAAACTTTTTCATTTGTCATGCCATCAATGATTATTCCTGTAAAAATCGGCACCTGCATTGGCGCAAGCTCATGAATGGATCGCCAGAAAAGCGCGGAACCAAGCAATAGTTTTTGCTTTTTCAAATATGATATTGCAACACGAATTGACGAATGATTTTTCATTATGTAATCCTTTTTTTTAAGCTGGCTTTAAGTGGGTAGTTTCCAGGATTTGTTCAATCTGATATAGACCGAGTTGTGTTGCTCCATTATCCCTGGGTTTATATACGCTGTAGCTGAGTATGGCCTCACGGATATCATGGTAGCAATCGCTGCGCAAATTTGTATCGATTACGTCCTTAAGCTCATTTATTTGATTGCACAAGTGACCGCACTGCCACAGATAGGTTGTCGACATAGGGTCGGCGCTGGGTTGCAGAATATCAGGCTGAGGGTTCAAAAAGACCATCGGACGATCGAAGTAGAGCCACTCGTAGCCGGATGCGGAGATATCACCGATGTAAAGATCGGACTGATGAAACCACGGCATAACATTTCCGGAACGGACAAGTCTGACATCGTGAATATCCTGTAATTTGTTTACAATTTTACGGTCGAATAATTTACGGCTATGATTGAATATGTTCGGGTGGGGTTTGATGATTAAATTATAATCGGCAACGATCTGCTCAATTACCGCAGTGTTATCCAGAAAAAGCTCGATAGAGCTGATATTGCCTTTGCGCCACGTCGGGCAGTATATCACGGTTTTTCTGTCGTTTTCAAAAAGCCTTGGTACTGTGACGGGATCGTCAAATTTAGGATAGCCGATTACGCTCCACCGCATGTTATGATTGTTGCCGTTCTGTTTCAGTCGATCCACCTGCCTCCGTCCTGCACACAGGCAACATATATAGTTATTAAAATCTCTTCTATATGTGAATGGTTTATCCGACATCCCGTGAAATATCTGTACTGCACGAGTCCGTTCAGTGCGCTCTTCAGGACGGAGGAAGGTTGGAGTTAATACCAGATCGTAGCTATCCAGATCATGGTTTTTCGTTAGCAGGTGAGTGTAACCATTGTACTCCTGAAGTTCTTCACAGTCAGAACTGAACCAGCGAACGACAAGAAAATTATCGTGCATGCCCTGCTCCAGGAAATAATCGAGGTAGGGTTTAATGGCTGCAAAGTAATGCTGATTCCCGCAATGCCTTAAATAATAGGCTATTTTTTTTGATTTCATTTTGGTTTTCATCACCTTTACCTTTGATCTGAATAAAAATATCGACACGTCTCTTTTGGAAAAGCGTTCAATTCCGGCATTAGTAGTTTGTCGGCGTTTTTTCCTGCTTATTCAGGTAACGCTCAGTAAACCAGTTCATCGCGGCTTCAGTGGCGCAACCGTGGTTGTAAAAAAGATCTTGAGCAATCCTGGTACGGATTTCCGCTAAACCTTCCGGTTCAGCAAGACTTTTTGCAACAACACCCACCACCTCTTCGGGTCGTTCCACCAAAAGACCACCCCTGCGGCCCCAGCTCTCGTTATCAATGAGAGCAAGTTTTTCTTTCGTTACTTTAATCAATTCCGGGACATCAAGAAAAACAATGGGCCGGTTGAGCAGGGTGTATTCATTAGCTACCGAAGAGGCATCGGTAATGAGAAGATCTGCAAGATACAGCAATGGAATAACGTCATGCTCACGAGCAAGGCGAACATGATCTCCTTCCAGGGGAGTCAGTTCCTCGAACCAGTCGATGGTCTCATTTTTAGGGTGATCATGTGGTTTGATCAACAAATCGTACTTACCGGTCTCAGCCAGGCGGAGAATTACTTCTTTCCCCATGGTTTCGAGAGAGTTATGAACTTCTCCTGTCGGAGCGAAAAGCATCACTGGTCGATTCCCCGTGAATCCGTACTGCTCAAGTAGAATTTTTCGGTCAAGTTCCCCGTTGAGTAAAGGATCTGTCTTTGAAAAACCGATGGGAACTGCCCGTGGATCATTTTCCAGTAAAAGTCCTGTCTCGTTAAATAATTTTTGCATATGATGACCAATCAGAAATAAAACGTTGTAGGCGAGATTTCCGGCCTTCACAGCGCGGTTACGAAAAGATACCCCATGGAACAGTTGAACCCGGGTAGTAAAATTCATCAGTGGCACGAGAATAGTTGAGCTGGCTGAAAAGAGAAGATCAAACTTACGATTTTGTATATCTTTAAGAAAAAGGATTTTTTCACCGGAAATACCGAAAGGCTCATACATCTTTTTGGCGTTGTAAACTTTTTCATTTTCGGTTTTTGTCCGTAAACCTCCTGATACGAAAACTTCAACCTGGGGAATTTTAACCAGCCGGTCGTAGATCCGTTTAAAACATACAAAGTGTACTGGGGCGTATCCAGTGAATAATACGGTAATTTTTTTGGATTCATTCATGTTGTAATCTCCTGTTTATTTATTAGTTAGATTTAGCGATTGTTAACTGATAGTATAAATTTTTTTTTGATAGGATTTACAGGATAAATAAAAATCTTGTAAATTTTGTTTATCCTGTCAGGAAAAATCCTGCCGAAGGCGGCTAATTTAATCAGCACCATTCAGCTCTTTTTGTTAAGGGCAGGCAGGTTCATGTATCGACTGCGGCCATGCACCAACCGTTCGGCTTCTTTTACTACGAAGGTCAACTGCCCGATCCAGTCTTTGGGCAACTTTCTTAATGATGAGATTTTGCCGCGCATAAGAAGCTGCGCAGTCACGTGCCAGCTAAGCCATTGTCGATTAATCTGTTCTCCTACTTCGTCCTGGTAACCCTGAAGCAGCGCGTCAGTACAATTTTGTACATCTGAAGAAGCCAATCCTTCAGTGCCGCCAAGAAAGAGGAGGTGGGCGATTAACCGGCCGACGTCATAGAGTGGATCCCCGCAGCAAAAAGCATCCCAATCAACGATTCCAATATTTTTTTGTCCATAAAGGATCTGATCACCGAAGAGATTACCGTGGATGGACATTCTTTTTGGTATAGGGAGATACTGATATGCATCTGCAAGAATTGCTGTAACTGCATTGAGTTGTACTCTAAGTTGAGGTAGGGCCAGCTTAACTTCGCCCATATGAGAGCATATAGCGTCAATTTCTTTTTCCGGATTTCTCAGCATCTCGGGTTTAGCCTGGGATTTATGCAGTTGACCCAGGATTCGTCCAACCCTGGCAAAGGCTCCGGGAATAGCCTTTTGCATCTCTTCCGTGAAAGTTTTGCCCGGGATCTCCGTCATTAAGAGTGCTCGACACGACGGATTATAGGAGATTAATTCAGGGACAATAAAGTCAAGTTTGCCCTGCTTTGAAATTTGCATGATTTGCCGGTAGTTGTTTGAAACTCGTAGCGCATCAGTCTTGTTAAATAGCTTGACAAAGTAACGGCGGTGAGTTCGTGGATGCTCCCAGGTAAGAATTGCCCGTTTTCGTGGCACAAGACGAAATAAGTTGAGAGGGGAATCACGAAACGCTCCTGGCTTGTTTTCTGTTTCCGGTAAAAGGAGGCAGCGAAAATTATCAGGCTCCATCAGCTCCTTGAGCTTTCGCAATCTGGGAACATCGGGCAATGCCCAAAGTACGGCCCGCCATTTTGGAATAAAAAGTGGCGGCCGTTCATGGCGGCGAGAGCGCTCTTTTTTGACTCTGGCTCGAGCGGCTTCAATATCAGAGTAAATCTGGAGAAATAAATCAATTTTTTTCTGCGATTGGCCCCCGTTTCTATAGATGACACAGGCCTTCAGCATTACCCTGCCGCCTCTGAAAGGTCTGTAATGGGTCCAATTCGACTTTACTTTCACAATAGTAATCCTCTTAGACCATTGTATCCATGCACTGGAAATCACTTCCTCCAGTAGCCCTGGAGTCCGAACTTGCTGAATGGTTTGGAAAATTGAATCATCAGTATGAGACATGGTTGCCCCCTTGGAGCCGTTCCGGATTCGAATGGACCGGCAGCTCAAATACCTGATTGTAGGGTGGTAAATTAATGGCCTTCCGTATCTCCGGCCAAACACTTCCTGTTGCATTCTTCAGATCTTCGGCATAATCGATTTCAACCCACGGTAAACCGGCGATATCTATGCAGTTGATCGCTTTTTTACGGGCAAATCCCTCGAAAGCTGCCGGTGCCCATTGATTAACGCCTCCAGTTGACAGCGCTTTTTCAACCTCCCTGAAAAGCAGTTTGGTCTCTGATGCCTGAAATTTTAGAATACCGAGACTTTCGCCTTTTGATTTTTCTATTACGGCAAACGATTTACTGATATGCCTTAGTTTGTTTCCTGCCAGTTCCACCTTCATACTCTCATCGTCGGTGCCTGAAGTTGAATCGTATACAAGTGAATTCCCGGGATTAACAGTGAGATGCCAAAAGATATTTGGGTGTGCCAGAACATCACTATTAATTACAACCAGATCATCATTGACCCAGTCTCGAGCCAGCCACAGTGAGTAGAGACTGTTCGTCTCAGCATATCTTGCGTTGTTTATATAGTGACAATGATCTCCGATAGTAGATCGGATCATGTCACCCTCATATCCAATAACTATGCAGATGTCTTTGATGCCGAAATAGCGAAAAATTGAGATCTGATAATTTATAAGGCGAGATTTATCCAGTTTTATTAAGGCTTTTGGCTTGCCGTTATTGTACTGCTCTAACCGTGAACCTTGTCCGGCTGCAAGAATGATAGCTTGCATCATATTAGTATTCCTCCTGTATCTCATGGTGAGCTTGAGTGCTTGTTTTGTAAAAAAGCGTCTTACCTGAGATAACGAAGAAAGCGGCAAGTTATTCCATTTTATTTTTCAATACCTTCGCCATTTTTATTTTGACTTGAGTTGCTATCTATATATTGTGATATACTTACTGTAAAGGCGCAATATATTGTGTGTAAAGTCGTAGTCTAAAGCCAAGTTTTCAATTTGGCGAAGGTATTGATAATTATAACTGGCGTTCTTTTCCCCAATGGGAAAAGGTAATTTATCCCCTTTTAGAGGGTTATATAAAAACCGGGCACTCCGTACCCGGTTTTTTATTCTTAAGCACTTAGGCACGAGAAGGAAATATTAGAAAAAGTGATTGACACTTATACAACAAAGCGGTAAAGAAACTTACCGGTTTTTATAAAAATCGGTCAACAAGCCGACCGATTTGAAAGGAAAGCCTCTTGCTTGAGATATTAAAAGAAATTATTCTCGATTTTCAAAGTGAGATCCTGGATACAGGAACAACAAGACATTTAAAGTATGAACTGGTAAAAGGAAAAGCCTTTGTTTGCGTCGGCGTAAGACGCTGCGGAAAATCAACCTTACTTTACCAGATTATTAAGGATCTTGAAAATCAGGGTGTTAAACGGGAGAATATCCTGTATCTGAATTTTTTTGATGACAGGCTGATCGAGGTTAAACAGGGGAACCTCTCTTTAATTATTGAAGCTTATTATTCTCTTTATCCTGAAAAAAAGG of Desulfosarcina sp. BuS5 contains these proteins:
- a CDS encoding CDP-glycerol glycerophosphotransferase family protein — encoded protein: MNESKKITVLFTGYAPVHFVCFKRIYDRLVKIPQVEVFVSGGLRTKTENEKVYNAKKMYEPFGISGEKILFLKDIQNRKFDLLFSASSTILVPLMNFTTRVQLFHGVSFRNRAVKAGNLAYNVLFLIGHHMQKLFNETGLLLENDPRAVPIGFSKTDPLLNGELDRKILLEQYGFTGNRPVMLFAPTGEVHNSLETMGKEVILRLAETGKYDLLIKPHDHPKNETIDWFEELTPLEGDHVRLAREHDVIPLLYLADLLITDASSVANEYTLLNRPIVFLDVPELIKVTKEKLALIDNESWGRRGGLLVERPEEVVGVVAKSLAEPEGLAEIRTRIAQDLFYNHGCATEAAMNWFTERYLNKQEKTPTNY
- a CDS encoding ABC transporter ATP-binding protein; its protein translation is MKNHSSIRVAISYLKKQKLLLGSALFWRSIHELAPMQVPIFTGIIIDGMTNEKVSMYGLNWFPESPLVVLQIAAIGLLVVAFLRGLSAYAWTYSSAKLSRNFVTELRKKLIEKITFLSLDVHHQYGSGDLLDRTLRDTATTRAFMERVFVQTFTSFLRTGYPILMLVLIDPILTVIALSVIPPQQLISRYLEKKLHVATQKSRETDSDLMSAVKENLDGIEIIQTLNSEITSIDRLGGKTDRLEVDQLHANRVTALLRGTVWLLTGIGFALTWWRGGLLVIDGEMTIGTLVVFTGFVKYAYRPFRLFTGIVKAYRRGLVSLERIYDVLGTPSSIREKQNAHSISISKGRMELRNVSFAYGSQPVLKDINLTLEPHSLIAIVGGSGSGKSSLLRLMVRLYDPSRGNVLIDDQAINEVTLKSLRSQMSVVPQSPVLFSGTVYENICLARPDASRQEVEAACRFSSAQEFIERLEDGLDTYLGPGGTSLSGGEAQRITIARALINRPKILLMDEPTSSLDADSEAILLQSLLELKKKMTIVIASHRLETIRHADKIVVMERSRVILEGTHPELLEQSEIYRKLFSNGRFTAEFI
- the ltrA gene encoding group II intron reverse transcriptase/maturase, whose protein sequence is MGDTQMSQTISTKSREIARTVACNSRPIEWGQPPVLTGGSSLIKIELLAQSNPELVFTSVVHRIDFDLLKQSFRKIRKSKSAGVDKVTAKEYAENLDQNLYNLYERLRRGQYVASPVKRIWIDKEGGKKRPIGIPVLEDKIVQKAAAAILNVIFDRNFYNFSHAFRKGRSQHMAIKDLREQCLKQNISWIVSADITGLFDNINHELLKDMIRRRVSDGGMIRLIGKWLNAGVMEEGNLTYSETGTPQGGVISPVLSNIFLHYVLDDWYVKEVIPRMKGRCSIIRWADDFILGFEYEKDALRVMDVLPRRFEQFELSLHPEKTKLIRFSKRISGKGNGTFDFLGFTFYWSKSLKGYMVIKKKTARKRSSRFMKRIWIWCKDNRHKPMAEQYEILCSKLRGFYQYFGVISNYKVLEVVFEYTEKAWRRWLSRRSHKGEVMFEDLRTTYPLPLPRIVHNI
- a CDS encoding aminoglycoside phosphotransferase family protein, yielding MSHTDDSIFQTIQQVRTPGLLEEVISSAWIQWSKRITIVKVKSNWTHYRPFRGGRVMLKACVIYRNGGQSQKKIDLFLQIYSDIEAARARVKKERSRRHERPPLFIPKWRAVLWALPDVPRLRKLKELMEPDNFRCLLLPETENKPGAFRDSPLNLFRLVPRKRAILTWEHPRTHRRYFVKLFNKTDALRVSNNYRQIMQISKQGKLDFIVPELISYNPSCRALLMTEIPGKTFTEEMQKAIPGAFARVGRILGQLHKSQAKPEMLRNPEKEIDAICSHMGEVKLALPQLRVQLNAVTAILADAYQYLPIPKRMSIHGNLFGDQILYGQKNIGIVDWDAFCCGDPLYDVGRLIAHLLFLGGTEGLASSDVQNCTDALLQGYQDEVGEQINRQWLSWHVTAQLLMRGKISSLRKLPKDWIGQLTFVVKEAERLVHGRSRYMNLPALNKKS
- a CDS encoding CDP-glycerol glycerophosphotransferase family protein; its protein translation is MKSKKIAYYLRHCGNQHYFAAIKPYLDYFLEQGMHDNFLVVRWFSSDCEELQEYNGYTHLLTKNHDLDSYDLVLTPTFLRPEERTERTRAVQIFHGMSDKPFTYRRDFNNYICCLCAGRRQVDRLKQNGNNHNMRWSVIGYPKFDDPVTVPRLFENDRKTVIYCPTWRKGNISSIELFLDNTAVIEQIVADYNLIIKPHPNIFNHSRKLFDRKIVNKLQDIHDVRLVRSGNVMPWFHQSDLYIGDISASGYEWLYFDRPMVFLNPQPDILQPSADPMSTTYLWQCGHLCNQINELKDVIDTNLRSDCYHDIREAILSYSVYKPRDNGATQLGLYQIEQILETTHLKPA
- a CDS encoding phosphocholine cytidylyltransferase family protein; its protein translation is MMQAIILAAGQGSRLEQYNNGKPKALIKLDKSRLINYQISIFRYFGIKDICIVIGYEGDMIRSTIGDHCHYINNARYAETNSLYSLWLARDWVNDDLVVINSDVLAHPNIFWHLTVNPGNSLVYDSTSGTDDESMKVELAGNKLRHISKSFAVIEKSKGESLGILKFQASETKLLFREVEKALSTGGVNQWAPAAFEGFARKKAINCIDIAGLPWVEIDYAEDLKNATGSVWPEIRKAINLPPYNQVFELPVHSNPERLQGGNHVSY